The following proteins are co-located in the Salvelinus namaycush isolate Seneca chromosome 31, SaNama_1.0, whole genome shotgun sequence genome:
- the ptges gene encoding prostaglandin E synthase: protein MLENEAFSCFVFYSVLLVIKMYIIAIITGQVRLRKKAFANPEDAQRHGGVQYCREDPDVERCRRAHRNDMENIFPFLFLGAVYSLIGPSLAVARAHFLVFFLFRVLHTVAYLCVLRAPTRSLAYVVAQVPCVSMAVQVLAAVASSW, encoded by the exons ATGTTGGAGAACGAGGCTTTTTCCTGTTTTGTTTTCTATAGTGTTCTCCTGGTCATCAAGATGTACATCATAGCAATCATCACTGGACAAGTCAGGCTTCGTAAAAAG GCTTTCGCTAACCCAGAGGATGCGCAGAGACACGGCGGCGTCCAGTACTGCAGAGAGGATCCGGACGTAGAACGGTGCCGAAG GGCTCACCGTAACGACATGGAGAATATCTTCCCTTTCCTGTTCCTGGGGGCTGTGTACTCCCTGATTGGCCCGTCGCTTGCTGTGGCCCGCGCTCACTTCCTGGTCTTTTTCCTGTTCCGCGTGCTTCATACAGTGGCCTACCTGTGTGTCCTGCGGGCGCCCACACGCTCCCTGGCCTATGTCGTCGCCCAAGTGCCCTGCGTGTCCATGGCCGTGCAGGTCCTCGCGGCGGTGGCCTCCTCGTGGTAG